ATTCTTCTGCAGCTACAACTAGGCTAGAACCATTGCCGTGTAATCCCCTGAGACAAATGCAACCTattaaattttgtttttggcAGTGACAGGGTAAGGTTGTTATTCAAATCGTCTGACTAAATTACTTACCCTGAATAAGGAATAGACCTTTTTGCAATTGTAATATTATTCTCATAAATCAGAAACAACTGTTATCTCTATTaagaaaataatacattttgccCAAGAGTGTCCATGTTATCGCCACCTGGATTGGTCAGTTTTTATGTACTTTAAAGTGACTTTGGTATTCGTTAATGTTAAGTTTGGATCCActcaaaagcacaaacaaacaaactgatcaAGTCAGTGGTAGACCATAAACTCCTTTGTTTGGCAAGGTAAAAAATACTTAGTAAGGTTATCTTATTTTACTCTTTAAGAAGAAAATGTCTGAGTTAAGATCTTGTTGGACAACTAAGCTGCTGGTTGTGGCAATCTATTGGAGCAATTTCAAAATATTCCATTGAATGtcattttattgtaaaaatgtcTTGAACGATACAATATCTCTTTTGCAACATCTGCAGATATAAAGTATCCTGCCTTCACTTTGACAcctgcttgtttctttttcccaGGTGGTCATGGGTATTTTCCAGGTAGGCTTTGTCTCCGTCTACCTCTCAGACTCCCTTCTGAGCGGCTTCGCTACAGGAGCCTCCCTGACCATCCTCACTTCCCAGTTCAAGTACCTCCTGGGTCTAAAGATCCCCAGACCCCAGGGCTGGTTTACTCTGTTTAAGACCTGGTACAACATAATCATCAACCTGGGAAACACCAATATCTGTGATTTGGTGACAAGTCTGGTGTGTTTGCTGATGCTGATACCTACCAAGGAGCTCAACGATCGCTTCAAATCCAAGCTAAAGGTAGAGAGACAGATTGTAGATCATTTTACTTCAACATTTAGTGCACTTTGTAGACAGTTTCCATTTTCTGTGCCTTGTCTCACAAAATCTTGGggttaggatttttttttttatatgaataaGGGGTAGAAACATCTTTAATTGCTTACTTATGTGATGGTATGGCCAATATTGTGCTTTCACATTTAACCATCTAATATCAGATTAACCGACACCAGATATGCAGGTTGGAATATCCTCGGGTCCTCTGTTCTTACAATACAAACCGACAGGCAACTTTGTCCTTGAAATATTACGTGTCCAAAGCTATTACGAGATAACTGTTGACACTCatatgaaaaaatacatttttcaaacaaattaTACACGCATAGATAAATTGTTATGAGATGATTGCTAGTTCTGGGATTGCACTGGATTGCACGCTCAGACCTAATTCGTCAATACTGCTCCGACTACCAACGGAGACCACAATACTTCTGATACCAAAGAGTTAGTACTTCAACATCACATTCTGCAATGATTTACACCTGTTCATAGAGATAAAGGGCAACTATACTTAAAGGTTAATTTTCACATTGCAGACTTAGTAGCTAGTAACCataatagatagataaatatatttactttattgatcccaaacttcctaaatttcccagtttgggatcaataaagtaactatctatctatttatctatctatctatctatctatctatctatctatctatctggcCTAAACCAGAGTCTTGAATTGCGGCATACCAAATTGTCCTACGATGTTGCCCTTCATCTGGGACATTTGAGATTGGAAAGTTAAGCTAAATCCAAGCCCAATTTGCCCTAAGAAAGTTGCCATAGACAGTATCCACTCTTACTTATGCAAAATGTTCTTCCCATCCAGCCAAACATTGCATCTGTTACCCCTCCTTGTTAGAATGCTAGAAAAGCAACATTCTCAAAAGCAATGTTCTCCGATTTAAACTAAtctaaaaactgtctttttcattttccttaCCCAGGCTCCAATTCCCTTTGAACTCTTTGTTGTGATAATTGCAACACTGGCTTCTCATTTTGGTCACTTCAATGCTGATTACGGATCCGGAGTTGCTGGTGAAATCCCGACAGGCTTCCTCCCTCCCAAAATGCCCATGTGGTCTCTGATCCCCAGTGTGGCTGTGGACGCCTTCTCCATTGCCATCGTAGGGTTCGCCATCACCGTCTCACTGTCTGAGATGTTTGCCAAGAAGCATGGTTACACTGTTGATGCCAACCAGGAGATGTACGCCATTGGCTTCTGCAACATCCTGCCATCGTTCTTCCGCTGCTTTACCACCAGCGCTGCTCTGACAAAGACCCTGGTGAAGGAGTCAACGGGGTGCCAGACTCAGGTGTCTGGGCTGGTCACCTCCCTCGtcctgctgctggtgctgctggttATCGCACCGCTCTTCTATTCCCTTCAAAAGTAAGTTTAGCAAAACCTGAGTCATTTAGCACTTTAAGCTTCTTCCATAAACATTGTACTTTCAATCTCAACAACTTTCAATCTTAACTTTGGATATGCTACAGTTgagactttaaaaaacagtaaattaacgTACTTTAACAGGAGTGATAGAGTAAGAAAATCCAGCTGTGcccaaaaaatcaaaataactCATTTGTGCAGCAGTTTCACGTTTTGTTATTATAGAGCAACTGACAGAAAGGAAACTGGTTAGGGCTGTCTAGCCTACGTGACTTGTCCCACCAGTTACTCTTAACTGTAAGGTAACCTCTGGTGGCCACATCACATCCAGAACGCAACAAAGACTTGCCCTTTGGAAATAATTTACTGCCATGAGTGTGAAGTGAGGACTTGTTAACTCATGTTTATTAACAGTAGCTGTCACTCTTCATGGAGCTGATCtgattaattgcatttttttccatGAACTTTCTGATGCTAACATTTTCCTTTCCTTGCCCAGATGTGTGTTAGCTGTCATCATCGTGGTTAACCTCCGCGGAGCTTTACGAAAGTTCACAGACGTTCCCCGCATGTGGCGCATCAACCGCGTCGATACAGCGATCTGGTTGACCACCATGGCAACCTCTGCGCTGGTCAACACCGAGCTGGGTCTTCTCGTGGGGGTTTTGGTGTCAGCCTTCTGCGTCCTGGGCCGAACCCAGCAGGCCCAGGTCCTGGAACTCGGCTGTGCTTCAACCAGGGAGCATTACGAGGACCTGTCATCTTACCACGGCCTCCGAACACATCCTGGAGTGGCCGTTTTTAGATATGACGCTCCAATTTATTATGCAAACCAGACACTGTTCAAAAAGTCTCTGTACAGGTGTGTCGGGCTTGATCCTGTGAAGGAGAAAAGCCGACGTATTAAGttcaacaagaaaaacaaacagctggaagAGGGCAAAGGAGTCCCAAAGGTGAAGTCTGAGGAGAAGGAGGCGGCGGATAAAGAGGATAAGGCTGAAGATGGTGCAACTGTAACGCTGATGCTCAATAATAAGTCACACAGCTTACGCAGCTTGGTGATTGACTGCAgctctgtcttgtttttagacacagCTGGAGTAAACGCTCTCAAAGAAGTCCGTAAAGATTACGGAGAACTTGGGATCAAAGTTGTGCTGGCTCAGTGTAACGCTGCAGTACTGGACGATCTGGAAAGAGGAGGATACTATGATGATAAAGGTCCTGATGGAGGGGAGAACAAAATCATATTCTTCACTATCACAGATGCCGTCCACCATGTCTAAAACCTTTTCGGCTCCTAATGGAGATTATGACAGCCAGTGCTGAGAAGACAATCTGTCAAATACAATATGTTCACATGTATCTCAAACAATGCAGAGGATAAGAACAGGTTTGCCATTGTGCCTTGTAATGCTTCAGTGATTGCTGGAGTCCTGCACCGTCAATCATAATTGCAGGAGAAAACTATTTGCTTAATGTTACAGCATCGCAAATGCTAACTGTAAGTCTTCTATATAGAAATGTAACCAGACTACACGATGTAGTGCCTATGCTAAAAGTGAAACCTCAAAAAAGGATAATTTTGTACTTCCTTTACAAAACGATACACCATATtatccccttggggaaattttaAGCAACATCTCCATTTTTGCACATAAATACCAAAACTAGATCATTAACAATCCCCAGTCACATTGAGTAAGGATATGAAATATTGATAGTCATGACTGATATGATATGAAATTTTGGCACCAAGATGTCAGATGTTTCAATGGCAGTACAGCTGTCTAAATCCCAAACTACTGTAAGACACAATGATGTGTTACAATTATAGAGCTCTTGTATTCCACAAAAAAGTATCGTATTTCTCTCGTGCAGCCTTTGCCTGTAAATCATAACGTGCATGAGCTAACTGTCATTACTTGGGTCAGAAAACAGCATGTCTGTTGTG
This is a stretch of genomic DNA from Labrus bergylta chromosome 9, fLabBer1.1, whole genome shotgun sequence. It encodes these proteins:
- the slc26a2 gene encoding sulfate transporter — protein: MTLGDDFRATAEDGAESGQMQPLILERVEKDTDKTCKSKVSRRLKKCCSCTPKKAKSKLLGFVPILKWLPHYQLREWILGDIMSGLIVGILLVPQSIAYSLLASQDPVYGLYTSFFASIIYTLLGTSKHISVGIFGVLCLLVGQVVDRELALAGYLTEKTGMSGNVSGILLGVQGNSSVGMECDRSCYAITVGATVTFTAGVYQVVMGIFQVGFVSVYLSDSLLSGFATGASLTILTSQFKYLLGLKIPRPQGWFTLFKTWYNIIINLGNTNICDLVTSLVCLLMLIPTKELNDRFKSKLKAPIPFELFVVIIATLASHFGHFNADYGSGVAGEIPTGFLPPKMPMWSLIPSVAVDAFSIAIVGFAITVSLSEMFAKKHGYTVDANQEMYAIGFCNILPSFFRCFTTSAALTKTLVKESTGCQTQVSGLVTSLVLLLVLLVIAPLFYSLQKCVLAVIIVVNLRGALRKFTDVPRMWRINRVDTAIWLTTMATSALVNTELGLLVGVLVSAFCVLGRTQQAQVLELGCASTREHYEDLSSYHGLRTHPGVAVFRYDAPIYYANQTLFKKSLYRCVGLDPVKEKSRRIKFNKKNKQLEEGKGVPKVKSEEKEAADKEDKAEDGATVTLMLNNKSHSLRSLVIDCSSVLFLDTAGVNALKEVRKDYGELGIKVVLAQCNAAVLDDLERGGYYDDKGPDGGENKIIFFTITDAVHHV